Proteins co-encoded in one Accipiter gentilis chromosome 5, bAccGen1.1, whole genome shotgun sequence genomic window:
- the CHEK1 gene encoding serine/threonine-protein kinase Chk1, whose protein sequence is MAVPFVEDWDLVQTLGEGAYGEVQLAVNRRTEEAVAVKIVDMKRAADCPENIKKEICINKMLNHENVVKFYGHRREGATQYLFLEYCSGGELFDRIEPDIGMPEPEAQRFFQQLIAGVVYLHSIGITHRDLKPENLLLDERDNLKISDFGLATVFKHNGRERLLNKMCGTLPYVAPELLRRPEFRAEPVDVWACGVVLTAMLAGELPWDQPSDSCQEYSDWKERKTYLPPWKKIDSAPLALLHKILTESPTARITIPDIKKDRWYSKPLKKGVKRARVSSGGVADSPGGFSKHVRSDTDFSPVKNVLGEEKASYSTSQPEPGTGGTLWESGAASIDKLVQGISFSQPACPDHMLVNSQLLGTPGSSQSPWQRLVKRMTRFFTKLDADGSYRTLKEVCEKMGYGWKKSCTNQVTISTTDRRNNKLIFKVNLVEMESKILVDFRLSKGDGLEFKRHFLKIKGKLSDIVSTQKVWLPAT, encoded by the exons ATGGCGGTTCCCTTCGTGGAGGACTGGGACCTGGTGCAGACGCTGGGAGAAGGCGCCTACGGGGA GGTGCAGCTGGCCGTCAACCGCCGTACCGAGGAAGCCGTGGCCGTGAAAATCGTGGACATGAAGCGAGCGGCCGACTGCCCGGAGAACATCAAGAAGGAAATCTGCATCAACAAGATGCTCAACCATGAGAATGTCGTCAAATTTTACGGGCACAGGCGGGAAGGTGCCACGCAATACCTCTTCCTGGAGTACTGCAGCGGCGGCGAGCTCTTTGACCGCATCG AGCCGGATATCGGGATGCCGGAGCCAGAGGCGCAGCGTTTCTTCCAGCAGCTGATCGCCGGCGTG GTCTATCTGCACAGCATCGGCATCACCCACCGTGACCTGAAGCCGGAGAACCTGCTGCTGGATGAGCGAG ATAACCTGAAAATCTCCGATTTTGGCTTGGCCACCGTCTTCAAGCACAACGGCCGGGAGCGGCTGCTCAACAAGATGTGCGGCACCCTGCCCTACGTGGCCCCCGAACTGCTGCGGCGCCCCGAGTTCAGGGCTGAGCCCGTCGACGTCTGGGCTTGCGGCGTGGTGCTGACCGCCATGCTGGCCGGAG AACTGCCCTGGGACCAGCCCAGTGATAGCTGCCAGGAATACAGCgactggaaggagagaaaaacctACCTCCCGCCTTGGAAGAAGATCGATTCGGCACCCTTAG ctTTGCTGCACAAGATCCTGACAGAGAGCCCGACGGCGAGGATCACCATCCCCGACATCAAGAAGGACCGGTGGTACAGCAAACCCCTCAAAAAGG GCGTCAAGCGGGCTCGTGTGTCCTCGGGGGGGGTCGCCGACTCTCCCGGTGGCTTCTCCAAGCACGTCCGATCCGATACGGACTTCTCGCCGGTGAAGAACGTGCTCGG GGAGGAGAAAGCGAGTTACTCCACGTCCCAACCGGAGCCCGGCACCGGCGGGACGCTCTGGGAGAGCGGAGCGGCCAGCATCGACAAACTCGTGCAGGGCATCAGCTTCTCCCAGCCCGCCTGCCCCGACCACAtgctggtcaacagccagctcCTCGGCACCCCGGGCTCTTCCCAG AGCCCGTGGCAGCGGCTGGTGAAGCGGATGACGCGCTTCTTCACCAAACTGGACGCCGACGGCTCGTATCGCACCCTGAAAGAGGTCTGTGAGAAGATGGGGTACGGCTGGAAGAAAAGCTGCACGAACCAG GTCACCATCTCGACCACGGACAGGAGGAACAACAAACTCATCTTCAAGGTGAACCTGGTGGAGATGGAGAGCAAGATTTTGGTGGACTTTCGCCTCTCCAAG GGCGACGGCCTGGAGTTCAAGAGACATTTCCTGAAAATCAAGGGCAAGCTCAGCGACATCGTCAGCACCCAGAAAGTCTGGCTGCCCGCCACCTGA